Within Vicia villosa cultivar HV-30 ecotype Madison, WI linkage group LG1, Vvil1.0, whole genome shotgun sequence, the genomic segment TGGTTTGAATTCTGAAACATCACTACCAATTACATTTGAAAATTCCACATATGCCAAATACTAATCACATTCCACAAGTAATTCTTCAAGGCAGAAAATCAACCAGACTTGTCAAACCTCCATCCTATCTGCTAGATTACCACTATAATCTACTATCCAATACAATCCATAATTTAGAATAGGTTGTCACCAATTCATCCTCTTCATGTAAGTATCCTTTATCATTATTCTTGTCATATAATTCATTCTCTTCTGCACACAAACAATTTATCTTAAATGTGTCGACCATTATTGAGCCTAAGTCACatgagactgccatttgttataATAATTATAGGGATGTTATCAAAGCTAGGTTGACTACTCTGATGAAAATAAATACTTGGAATCTTGTTGCTTTACCTTCACACAATAAAGCCATTGTATGCAAATTGGTGTTAGAACTGAAATTGCATGCCAATGGTACAGTCGAGAGATACAAGGAAATATTAGTTACTAAGGGTTTCAAATAAACTAAAGGACTTGATTATATGGTTAGCTTCACTTATGTAGTAAAAATGACCATAATTCGAGTTCTCATGGTCATTGGAGCAGTTCAAAGTTAGCCACTATTTCAACTCGATGTCAACACAACTTCCCTTCATGGTGATCTTAGTAAAGAAGTTTACATGTATCCTCCTTTAAGCCTTGACTTGCCTCAATTTGATCTCGTATGAAAATTAAAGAGGTCTCtatatggtttgaagcaagctaGAAGGAAATGGAACACAAAGCTCACTGACACACCCACTTCTTCATGATATACACAATCTAATATAGATTACTCACTTCTCACTAAGAATTCTCACAAAGGCTTCATAGTTATCCTTGTATATATATGGATGATTGGGTCTTAGGTGGGACTAATCTTGAAGAAATCAAACAACCTAATACCCTTTTGAATGACAAGTTTAGCATAAAAGACTCAGGcgttttcaaatactttttaggTTTTATAGTAGCTAGAACATAAGATGGAATCTCCCTTTTCCAAAGAAAGTTTGCTTTAGAAGTAATCCATGATGCATGATTTATTGGAGCCAAGCCATGAACTACACCAATGCAACCCCATCTACAACTCCACAAAACTTATTGCCAACCTCTATTTCAACCTACTGCATTCATgagattaataaatataattttttatctgACGCATTCCATACCTAAGATAGCTCATGCAGTAAGTAAACTAAGTGAGTTTCTTGATGCTCCCACTGATAGACATATGTTGACAGGCTTGCATTTGTTAAGACATCTAAAGAAAATCCAACACAAGGACTATTTTTTAGCTCATCATCCACACTTTGCATTCAAGGTTTCTCTGATTCCTAATGGGTGGCATGCCCTGACACTAGTAGGTTGGAAACCCAAGAAACATGTTGTAGTATCTATATCATCATCAGAGGTAGAATATAGAGCACTGGCCCATACAACTTGTGAAGAACAATCGATTCTTTACTTGATTAGTAATTTCCTGATACCACATTAATTGCCAGTCATCATCTACTGTGACTTTAAATCTGCTTCATACATTGCTACAAATCAAGTATTCCGTAAAAGAATAAAGCATATTTAGATTGTCACGTAGTGAGAAACAAGGTTCTAACATGAGTTGTACATTTCATGCTTGTAATTTCAAAGGAGCAGGTTACAGACATTCTCATAAAATCTCCCCACCCGGGTCCATTCAACAATCTACAAACCAAGTTTGGAATGATAGacacatggttttaaattgcgctCCGCAATCGCAATTGCAGCCGCAACACTGCTGATGCGGTAGCCTCCGCATCTGCATCGggccgcaattgcggtgtgatttgtAATCACACGTCCAACACCACTAGAATTTGCATCAAACACTATATGCCATGTTTTTTCACATATTTTCATCATGATTTAACATTTGAGAACCCATAAACTCAATTTACATGTGATTTGtaatgtaaaatattaacattaagtgttttttaatggtGTATTTCAAATATTTCTTAATTTAAATTCATGCCGCAACGGCCGCAATGCGCATCGCAGCAACCGCAATGGCCGCAATCGCAACACCCGCAACCGCATCTGCGACCGCAACCGCAATTTTAAACCATGGATAGACATACATTCTTACTTGAGGGGGATGTTAAATGTGATAAGGAGAAACAGAAAGTGGTTAACTTTGAGAATAGCAAAATCACAATTGATAATAATTaacttgaaaatattttttaagttattatTAAATAGTTGTAGTTAATTGAGTTACTTACTATATAAGTAACATTCCACCTTTGTTCGAAACAAGATTTGGTGAGCACTAAAAGCTTGCGTGTCATTCTTATTTCTCTATTTCAGTATTTTTCTATGTTTAGTTTGAGTTTTAACATACATCACCACCTTACATCCTAACCACCTAAACTCATTCTACAAGACATTAAACATAAAATTACGAGTAGAAAACAAGTGGTCAATAGATTCCATGTGTCTGTCTAGCACATAATGCACATAAAGGACCAGTCTCTGCAGTCACCACTCACCATTTAAATAGGCTTTAACGAGTTGGTGCCATACCCCAAAAAAGATGTcaagaaaagaaaataactaTAGATGGTGCCTGACTTTTCCAATTCCCTCTAATGTCTGAATAATATTGACGGGTCAACTCTCCCCTTGATATCATTGGCGTGACCGCTGAATATGTTTAGCTAACTGAGAAAGCCCAAAATAAGAATCCTTTTGCATGCTTCTGCAATTAAGAATTTTCTTTGTATGTATTACCTCTGTTCCTTTATATAAGATACAAttcactttttaggttcattaagTAATCAATGTATTTGGTCTGTTTGTAGGTAGTAATTCACTAAttatttcaaatataaaataGCCTTTTATTACTTGTGGGTTGTATAACTACTAGTTTTTATTAGAAAATTGCATTTAAGTATGAGAGAGACTAAAATGAGTAAATGTATTAATTTGTTCTAATCATGcatatatatgtattttttttggCATAGATGCTAGAGTGGAGCAAAACTTATGTATCCAATGTGGCAGGAGAGATTGCAAGTTTAATAGCACTAGCAATATGGATAACAAGTATTTCACGCGTAAGGCGTAAAATGTATGAAGTTTTCCTCTATACTCACCATCTCTACATACTCTATATCTTGTTCTATGCAATCCATGTTGGagttgaatatatgtgtatgattGCTCCTGGAGTTTTTCTCTTCCTCATTGATAGAAATCTTAGATTCTTACAATCTCACCAAAATACTCAGTTATTATCAGCTCGCATTTTGCCTCGTGATGCAGTCGAGCTCAATTTCGCTAAGAATCCTAGTAAGTGATAATCATAAATTCATTTGTTTTACATGTGTTTGTTTATGTGGAATAATATATGAATGTTTTGATTGAGCTATTTGAATATGAGTACCTaaaccaaattttttattttggtttaatTTCTAACTTCAGGTTTATACTATAACCCCACAAGCTTGGTGTTCATAAATGTTCCAAAGGTTTCCAAGCTGCAATGGCACCCTTTTACAGTGACTTCTAGTTGTAATATGGAAACTAATAATCTTAGTGTTACCATAAAAAATGTGGGTAGCTGGTCAAACAAGCTTTATCaacaactttcttcttcatctttggATCATCTTAATGTTTCAGTTGAAGGACCCTATGGACCTCACACTAAACAATTTCTAAGGTTAGTATTAATTTGATCCTCATAGCAAAATGCTTCTTATTGATACTTATATGATACTATAATTTCTCATCATTCTTTCTCTAAAATAGGCATGAACAAATTGTGATGGTAAGTGGTGGAAGTGGCATAACTCCCTTCATATCTATAATCCGAGATCTCGTGTTTCAAAGCCAACATCAAGAGTTCCAAATTCCAAAACTCCTACTTGTTTGTATTTTCAAGAATTATGTTGATCTAACAATGTTAGATCTTATACTTCCGGCTTCTGGTCCAACAACTCAAATCTTAAACCTTCATTTACAAATCGAAGCTTACATCACCCGAGAGAAACAAGAACCTTCAACAGAAACTCACAAACCTATCCAAACAATATGGTTTAAGCCAAACCTCTCAGATTTTCCTATCTCACTTATATTAGGCCCAAATAACTGGTTATGGCTTAGTGCTATAATCACATCATCTTTCATCATGTTTCTTATTCTATTAGGAATTTTAACTCGTTACTATATTTATCCTACGGAAAAGAACTCAAGTGAAGTGTATAATTGGACATTCAAGGTTATGTGGTATATGTTTCTTCTTTGTGCATGCATATGTGTATGTTCTAGTGTTGTTTTTCTATGGGGGAAGAGACATGAAACTTTAGAAAATAAGCAAATAAATGTAGAAGTTTCAACACCAACAAGAGAACTTGAAAGCATTCCTCATCAATCTTTAGTGGAATCTACCAATGTACATTTTGGTGCAAGACCTGATCTCAAAAGTAAGTAGCGAGAgggtatttttgtaaatatagttGAGTTTACtatatattatttcaaatgcAAAATGATACATAAAAACTTTCTAATTTTGCAGAAATTATGTTTGAGTTTGAATGCAAAGATGTTGGAGTCATGGTATGTGGTCCAAGAAAA encodes:
- the LOC131643581 gene encoding ferric reduction oxidase 4-like; translation: MMMKSHTILLFRIIFLLMFLGWLTVWILYPTKIYHKTWIVNLENKLDSTYFREQGVNLLLFTFPIMFIGALGGIYLHLHHHQEKITQNLPSTSDGALKRCLCFLRRPILVISPLGIVSAMELLFTFMFVALLIWSFSNYLYRSFGHLHMDKQGEKVWEAKLRSVSLRLGYIGNICWAFLFFPVTRGSSILRLVGLTSESSIKYHIWLGHLSMVLFAAHTIGFIIYWAITNQMIEMLEWSKTYVSNVAGEIASLIALAIWITSISRVRRKMYEVFLYTHHLYILYILFYAIHVGVEYMCMIAPGVFLFLIDRNLRFLQSHQNTQLLSARILPRDAVELNFAKNPSLYYNPTSLVFINVPKVSKLQWHPFTVTSSCNMETNNLSVTIKNVGSWSNKLYQQLSSSSLDHLNVSVEGPYGPHTKQFLRHEQIVMVSGGSGITPFISIIRDLVFQSQHQEFQIPKLLLVCIFKNYVDLTMLDLILPASGPTTQILNLHLQIEAYITREKQEPSTETHKPIQTIWFKPNLSDFPISLILGPNNWLWLSAIITSSFIMFLILLGILTRYYIYPTEKNSSEVYNWTFKVMWYMFLLCACICVCSSVVFLWGKRHETLENKQINVEVSTPTRELESIPHQSLVESTNVHFGARPDLKKIMFEFECKDVGVMVCGPRKLRHEVAKICTSSLADNLHFESISFGW